The following coding sequences lie in one Streptomyces venezuelae genomic window:
- a CDS encoding ketoacyl-ACP synthase III: MSKIKAAQGHPYARIMGVGGYRPTRVVPNEVILETIDSSDEWIRSRSGIATRHWASDEETVAAMSVEAAGKAIADAGITPEQVGAVIVSTVSHFKQTPAIATEIADKVGAGKPAAFDISAGCAGFGYGLTLAKGMVVDGSAEYVLVIGVERLSDLTDLHDRATAFLFGDGAGAVIVGPSKEPRIGPTVWGSEGDKAETIKQTEAWDVYRNGGAPAKYPAITQEGQAVFRWAVFEMAKVAQQALDAAGITADDLDVFIPHQANERIIDSMVKTLKLPEHVTVARDVRTTGNTSAASIPLAMERLLATGEAKSGDTALVIGFGAGLVYAATVVTLP, encoded by the coding sequence ATGTCGAAGATCAAGGCCGCACAAGGCCATCCGTACGCGCGGATCATGGGCGTCGGCGGCTACCGTCCCACCCGGGTCGTGCCGAACGAGGTCATCCTCGAGACGATCGACTCGTCCGACGAGTGGATCCGCTCCCGCTCCGGCATCGCGACCCGCCACTGGGCCTCCGACGAGGAGACCGTGGCCGCGATGTCCGTGGAGGCCGCGGGCAAGGCGATCGCCGACGCCGGCATCACGCCCGAGCAGGTCGGAGCCGTCATCGTCTCCACCGTCTCGCACTTCAAGCAGACCCCGGCCATCGCGACCGAGATCGCGGACAAGGTCGGCGCGGGCAAGCCCGCCGCGTTCGACATCTCCGCGGGCTGCGCCGGCTTCGGCTACGGCCTCACCCTCGCCAAGGGCATGGTCGTCGACGGTTCCGCCGAGTACGTCCTGGTGATCGGCGTGGAGCGGCTGAGCGACCTCACCGACCTGCACGACCGTGCGACGGCGTTCCTCTTCGGTGACGGCGCGGGCGCCGTGATCGTGGGCCCCTCCAAGGAGCCGCGGATCGGTCCGACGGTGTGGGGCTCGGAGGGCGACAAGGCCGAGACGATCAAGCAGACCGAGGCGTGGGACGTGTACCGCAACGGTGGCGCCCCCGCCAAGTACCCTGCCATTACCCAGGAGGGCCAGGCGGTCTTCCGCTGGGCCGTGTTCGAGATGGCGAAGGTCGCCCAGCAGGCGCTGGACGCGGCCGGAATCACCGCGGACGACCTGGATGTCTTCATTCCGCACCAGGCCAACGAGCGGATCATCGACTCGATGGTGAAGACTCTGAAACTGCCGGAACACGTCACGGTCGCCCGTGATGTGCGCACCACCGGTAACACCTCGGCCGCCTCGATCCCGCTCGCGATGGAGCGGCTCCTGGCGACCGGCGAGGCGAAGAGCGGCGACACCGCCCTCGTCATCGGCTTCGGGGCGGGTCTCGTCTACGCAGCCACGGTCGTTACCCTCCCCTAG